CCCTCAGGTGTACCATCCAGAATAAGAATATCAGCATCACTGACCCGCCGGATGCCTTTGATAATCGTTGCCAGCATGCCTTTACTCGTTGAAACCGGGTATGTGTCCGGATGTGAGGCAGTCGGCTTGATTAAAATCCGGCGTGCCCTTGAGACCACGGCCGGTGGTTTAAATGTAAAATCATCGGCCTCGAATATCAAGATTTCCTCCTCATAAAGACACCCAGTCTTCTCAAGGAACCGTTTTCTTTCAATCCTGAGACTACAGCCACCAGAGTCCTGAGCAGCAAATTTCTACCTGCCTTATCCAGGGGCACGTATTTGCTATTAATATACAGGTCGACACCGTCTTCCGCACCGGTCAGGTATTTCTGCTCGATTAAATCGGCAATTTCAACGACTTCCTCTCTGGTGAACTGCGGTATCTTGACCTCCAGGGGTTTATCGGTGACAATTGCCAGCAGTTGCTCCGGTGGACTAATCGGTTTAGACCCCTGCTCACCACGGATGACCTCAATTTTGGGGTACGAATACCCTTTGAATCCTTCGGTAAGGACCAGGTCACAATCCGCTCCAGCGTACTGGACTAGCTCCTGCGGGTCCACATCATTATCCAGATGCCGGAAGATGACCAGTTTGTCTTTGGAGCTAATGGCGGCTACCTCGCCGCCTGCCTGGCTTAAGCGCCGGCTATCTTTATCAGGCGTATCAA
The sequence above is drawn from the Chloroflexota bacterium genome and encodes:
- the mobB gene encoding molybdopterin-guanine dinucleotide biosynthesis protein B, with the protein product MPPIVSIIGKSDSGKTTLLEGLIKVLGQRGYRIAVIKHAADNFELDTPDKDSRRLSQAGGEVAAISSKDKLVIFRHLDNDVDPQELVQYAGADCDLVLTEGFKGYSYPKIEVIRGEQGSKPISPPEQLLAIVTDKPLEVKIPQFTREEVVEIADLIEQKYLTGAEDGVDLYINSKYVPLDKAGRNLLLRTLVAVVSGLKENGSLRRLGVFMRRKS